One genomic window of Ziziphus jujuba cultivar Dongzao chromosome 4, ASM3175591v1 includes the following:
- the LOC107419365 gene encoding transcription factor Pur-alpha 1 has product MEGSSGGGGGGGAAAAAAAAGTTAGTGGGGGGGGNDVELLCKTLQVEHKLFYFDLKENPRGRYLKISEKTSATRSTIIVPFSGISWFLDLFNYYVNSDDQDVFSKELQLDTKVFYFDIGENRRGRFLKVSEASVSRNRSTIIVPAGSTRDEGWAAFRNILAEINEASRLFMLPNQPSSEPSERLVGLSDDVGAGFISGHSSQPTTTSELNIDRSVELPAQDEIGNMGISKVIRADQKRFFFDLGSNNRGHFLRISEVAGSDRSSIILPLSGLKQFHEIVGHFVEITKDRIEGMTGANVRTVEPPQR; this is encoded by the exons ATGGAGGGTAGTtccggaggaggaggaggaggaggagcagcagcagcagcagcagcagcaggaaCAACGGCAGGaacaggaggaggaggaggaggaggagggaaTGATGTAGAACTGCTGTGTAAGACGCTGCAGGTGGAACACAAGCTGTTCTACTTCGATCTCAAGGAGAACCCCCGCGGGCGGTATCTGAAAATATCAGAGAAGACTTCGGCCACCAGGTCCACCATCATTGTCCCCTTCTCTGGCATCTCCTGGTTCCTTGATCTCTTCAATTACTACGTCAATTCCGACGACCAGGATGTCTTCAGCAAGGAATTGCAGCTCGACACCAAGGTCTTCTACTTTGACATTGGCGAGAACAGGAGAGGTCGCTTTCTTAAG GTATCAGAAGCTTCTGTTAGTAGAAATCGCAGTACTATTATTGTGCCCGCAGGAAGCACGCGGGATGAAGGTTGGGCAGCATTTAGAAATATTTTGGCAGAGATAAATGAGGCATCAAGGCTTTTTATGCTACCTAATCAG CCAAGTTCTGAACCTTCAGAACGTCTTGTTGGGCTTTCAGATGATGTAGGTGCTGGATTCATATCAGGTCACAGTAGTCAACCCACCACTACTTCTGAATTGAACATAGACAGATCCGTTGAATTGCCAGCTCAAGATGAAATTGGTAACATGGGGATTTCCAAAGTAATAAGAGCTGATCAAAAGAGATTCTTTTTTGATCTTGGTAGCAATAACAGGGGTCACTTTCTAAGGATATCTGAG GTTGCAGGATCTGATCGGTCATCCATCATTCTCCCACTCTCGGGGCTCAAGCAATTCCATGAAATAGTAGGTCATTTTGTGGAGATCACAAAAGATCGAATTGAAGGAATGACAGGTGCAAATGTTCGAACAGTGGAGCCTCCTCAGAGATGA
- the LOC107419364 gene encoding pentatricopeptide repeat-containing protein At5g56310, which yields MEMSMRRKLVRLKHIHQAHGFMVPRGLHHDTLLLSHFLHLCFSLGFSAYAFSIVALVSKFKFISKCKSHSHTPTTTIYLYNTMISLLLPTPSHAISLFNQIPHAGLRPDSYSFPFVLNAVVRLSSLPLGAQIHCQTIATGLHSHLNVVAALVRMYSSCGCVFSARKLFDGVKFRDVSLWNAMVAGYAKAGDADSAQNVFEHMPLRQRNVISWTAVIAGYAQMKRPKEAIHIFVRMQLANVEPDEIALLAVLSACANLGALRFGVWLHNYIQKRGFSGLITLQNALIDMYAKSGKIRKALDLFEIVKVKNVVTWTTMISGLALHGLGREAIQMFSRMESALVKPNDVTFMAILSACSHAGLVETGSWYFNIMASTYGIQPKIEHYGCMIDLLGRAGYLREALELVRRMPFEANAAIWGSLLASSKIHGDANLGDHALQLLIKLEPHNSGNYALLSNIYAAQGRWTESGMVRKVMRDTGVKKMSGWSFTEVNDTVHQFIAGDKSHSEFCRIHDILLTIYEQLDQAGNLQEESNGLLKFGE from the coding sequence ATGGAGATGAGCATGAGGAGGAAGTTGGTGAGGCTGAAACACATCCACCAAGCTCATGGCTTTATGGTTCCCAGAGGACTTCATCATGACACTCTTCTTCTCTCTCACTTCCTCCACCTCTGCTTTTCTCTCGGATTCTCCGCTTACGCCTTTTCCATCGTTGCGCTCGtctccaaattcaaatttatatccAAATGCAAATCTCACTCACACACGCCCACAACTACCATATATCTCTATAACACCATGATCAGCCTGCTCCTCCCTACTCCCTCACATGCTATCTCTCTTTTCAACCAAATTCCTCATGCCGGCTTGCGTCCCGATTCCTACTCTTTCCCTTTCGTTCTCAACGCTGTTGTTCGCCTTTCCTCCCTCCCTCTGGGCGCTCAGATTCACTGCCAGACTATTGCCACTGGTTTGCACTCCCATCTCAACGTCGTCGCTGCTCTCGTCCGAATGTATTCATCTTGTGGTTGTGTTTTTTCTGCTCGGAAGCTTTTCGACGGTGTCAAATTTCGAGATGTATCTCTCTGGAACGCCATGGTAGCTGGGTATGCAAAGGCAGGCGATGCTGATAGCGCCCAGAATGTGTTCGAGCATATGCCTCTGAGGCAGAGGAATGTGATTTCTTGGACTGCCGTGATTGCAGGGTATGCCCAAATGAAACGGCCGAAGGAGGCTATCCACATCTTCGTTAGAATGCAACTTGCGAATGTGGAGCCCGATGAAATCGCATTGTTGGCCGTACTCTCTGCTTGTGCCAATCTGGGTGCCCTCCGTTTTGGGGTTTGGCTCCATAACTATATTCAAAAACGTGGATTTTCTGGACTGATTACTCTTCAAAATGCGCTCATTGACATGTATGCAAAATCCGGCAAAATAAGGAAAGCCCTGGATCTTTTTGAAATTGTGAAAGTTAAAAATGTTGTAACTTGGACAACGATGATTTCTGGCCTAGCTCTTCATGGCCTTGGACGAGAAGCCATTCAAATGTTCTCTCGCATGGAAAGTGCTCTAGTTAAGCCCAATGACGTTACTTTCATGGCCATCCTTTCTGCTTGTAGTCATGCTGGGTTGGTTGAAACGGGCAGTTGGTACTTCAACATCATGGCTTCTACATATGGGATCCAGCCGAAGATTGAACACTATGGCTGCATGATCGATTTACTGGGGCGGGCTGGTTATCTTCGAGAAGCATTAGAACTTGTTAGGAGGATGCCATTTGAAGCAAATGCTGCCATATGGGGATCTCTTCTTGCTTCTTCTAAAATACACGGTGATGCCAACCTTGGTGATCATGCTTTGCAGCTTCTGATTAAGTTGGAGCCACATAATAGTGGAAACTATGCACTTTTGTCTAATATTTACGCTGCTCAAGGTAGATGGACTGAATCTGGGATGGTAAGGAAGGTGATGAGAGATACGGGTGTGAAGAAGATGTCAGGCTGGAGTTTCACTGAAGTGAATGACACAGTTCATCAATTCATTGCGGGAGATAAATCGCATTCTGAGTTTTGTAGAATACATGATATCCTACTTACAATATATGAGCAATTGGACCAGGCTGGCAATCTGCAGGAGGAAAGCAATGGGCTGCTCAAATTTGGTGAGTGA
- the LOC107419359 gene encoding gibberellic acid methyltransferase 2, with translation MSSKADVEHRGGGLLQRVLCMQGGDDDVSYAKNSEAPASAISLCKPLLSAAIQSMKIFQRKQVDVIRIADLGCATGYNTLATVDMIVDNLRQKYLNYEDGQLQQLGVYHEPEFEAFFSDLPSNDFNSLFRMFSYSNTRPYYAAGVPGSFYRRLFPKRKLHVAVSLSALHWLSQIPDAVLDRRSAAWNKGRAWIDGAKKEVVEAYAKQSEEDLEDFLRCRKEEIVEGGMLFMLMGGRPGSQGPENQLGDADSRAKHPFTISMDQAWQDLIDEGLIDEEMRDGFNIPAYMRSREEVERAISRCGGFEIQRMEYTRIMEYSEEKQKEWLRDPASYGRAKANLVRATLRPIAEAYLGPYLSDQLFNRFQIRGLFPKATTYHKQNRINSHEKTISLILFPA, from the exons ATGAGCAGCAAGGCGGATGTAGAGCACAGAGGAGGAGGGCTTCTGCAGAGAGTTTTATGTATGCAAGGCGGAGATGATGATGTTAGTTATGCCAAGAACTCGGAAGCTCCGGCATCGGCCATCAGCTTATGTAAGCCCCTACTGTCAGCGGCCATCCAATCTATGAAAATATTCCAGCGGAAGCAGGTGGATGTTATTAGGATAGCTGACTTGGGGTGTGCAACTGGGTATAACACCTTGGCCACAGTTGACATGATAGTCGACAACTTGAGGCAGAAATATCTCAATTATGAAGACGGCCAGCTTCAGCAGCTTGGTGTTTATCATGAGCCTGAATTTGAGGCCTTCTTCTCTGATCTGCCTTCCAACGACTTCAATTCTCTATTCCGAATGTTTTCTTATTCCAACACAAGGCCTTATTATGCTGCCGGTGTCCCTGGATCCTTCTATCGTCGACTCTTTCCCAAACGAAAGCTTCATGTTGCCGTAAGTTTAAGCGCCCTTCATTGGCTCTCCCAG ATACCAGATGCAGTGTTGGACAGAAGGTCAGCAGCTTGGAACAAAGGAAGGGCGTGGATCGACGGTGCAAAGAAGGAGGTGGTGGAAGCATACGCAAAGCAATCGGAGGAGGATTTGGAGGACTTCTTACGATGCAGGAAAGAAGAGATTGTGGAGGGAGGAATGCTGTTTATGCTGATGGGAGGAAGGCCCGGATCTCAGGGTCCGGAGAATCAGTTGGGGGATGCAGATTCAAGAGCCAAGCACCCTTTTACCATTTCCATGGATCAGGCTTGGCAAGACCTAATAGACGAG GGTCTGATAGACGAAGAGATGAGAGACGGGTTTAACATTCCGGCATACATGAGAAGCAGAGAGGAGGTAGAGAGGGCAATAAGCAGATGCGGTGGGTTtgagatacagagaatggagtACACAAGAATAATGGAGTATTCAGAGGAGAAGCAAAAGGAGTGGCTCAGGGATCCCGCCTCCTATGGTAGAGCCAAAGCCAACCTGGTCCGTGCCACTCTCAGGCCCATAGCCGAGGCCTACCTGGGTCCCTATCTTTCTGACCAACTCTTCAACCGCTTTCAGATCCGG GGGCTCTTTCCTAAAGCTACTACTTACCACAAACAAAACCGAATTAATTCACACGAAAAGACAATATCATTAATCCTATTCCCAGCTTAA
- the LOC107419354 gene encoding L-ascorbate oxidase homolog, giving the protein MDYYVIFMVCLCVSAGAISGVRAEDPYLFFTWNVTYGTISPTGVPQQGILINGEFPGPNINSTTNNNIVVNIFNNLDEPFLITWTGVQHRKNSWQDGVLGTNCPIPPGQNFTYRFQVKDQIGSYIYYPTTAMHRAAGGFGGLRVNSRLLIPVPYADPEDDYTVLIGDWYSKSHSTLRKFLDSGRSLARPDGVLINGKFAKGDGKDEPLFTMKPGKTYKYRVCNVGIKTSLNFRIQGHIMKLVEMEGSHTVQNTYDSLDVHVGQCFSVLVTADKEPKDYYMVASTRFTKTVITSKGIIRYTNGKGPASPDIPESPVGWAWSLNQFRTFRWNLTASAARPNPQGSYHYGSINITRTIKLVNSAGRVDGKLRYAINGVSHTDPATPMKLAEYYGVADKIFKYDTIPDRPADNVEEQKIVMQPNVVNQTFRDFVEIVFENHEKSLQSWHLDGYSFFAVAIEPGRWTPERRKSYNLLDAVSRHTIQVFPKSWAAILLTFDNAGMWNIRSESTERRYLGQQMYISVLSPARSLRDEYNIPDNTLLCGIVKDLPKPPPYTI; this is encoded by the exons ATGGACTACTACGTAATATTTATGGTTTGTTTGTGCGTGTCCGCGGGGGCAATTTCGGGGGTCCGAGCTGAAGATCCTTACCTATTTTTCACATGGAATGTTACGTACGGCACCATTTCTCCGACGGGAGTACCTCAGCAGGGCATTCTAATCAATGGCGAGTTTCCGGGACCCAATATCAACTCCACCACTAACAACAACATTGTTGTCAATATCTTCAACAATCTCGACGAGCCATTCCTAATCACATG GACGGGCGTCCAGCACAGAAAGAATAGCTGGCAAGATGGAGTGCTGGGAACCAACTGCCCAATCCCCCCAGGCCAGAACTTCACGTACCGTTTCCAAGTGAAGGACCAGATCGGGAGTTACATCTACTATCCCACCACCGCCATGCACAGAGCAGCCGGCGGCTTCGGCGGTCTGCGCGTGAACAGCCGCTTGCTCATCCCCGTCCCCTACGCGGATCCCGAGGACGACTACACCGTCCTCATCGGCGACTGGTACAGCAAGAGCCACTCTACCCTCCGGAAATTCTTGGACAGCGGCCGCTCCCTCGCCAGGCCGGACGGAGTCCTGATCAACGGGAAATTCGCCAAGGGGGACGGCAAGGACGAGCCCCTCTTCACCATGAAACCTGGCAAGACCTACAAATACAGGGTGTGCAATGTGGGGATCAAGACCTCCCTCAACTTCAGGATCCAAGGCCACATCATGAAGCTAGTGGAGATGGAGGGCTCCCACACGGTTCAGAACACGTACGATTCCCTGGACGTCCACGTCGGGCAATGCTTTTCGGTGCTGGTAACCGCCGACAAAGAGCCCAAGGACTACTACATGGTGGCGTCTACCAGATTCACCAAGACCGTCATCACCTCCAAGGGGATTATCCGCTACACCAACGGCAAGGGCCCCGCGTCCCCGGACATCCCTGAGTCCCCGGTGGGCTGGGCTTGGTCTTTGAACCAGTTCCGGACCTTCCGGTGGAACCTCACGGCCAGCGCTGCCAGGCCCAACCCTCAGGGGTCATACCACTACGGCTCCATCAACATCACCCGCACCATCAAGCTGGTGAACTCCGCGGGCAGGGTGGACGGCAAGCTCCGCTACGCCATCAACGGGGTGTCCCACACCGACCCTGCCACCCCAATGAAGCTCGCCGAGTACTACGGGGTCGCCGACAAAATCTTCAAGTACGACACCATCCCCGACCGACCCGCCGACAATGTGGAGGAGCAGAAGATCGTCATGCAACCCAATGTTGTTAACCAGACCTTCCGCGACTTTGTGGAGATCGTGTTTGAGAACCACGAGAAGAGCCTGCAGTCGTGGCATTTGGATGGATACTCCTTCTTTGCGGTTGC caTTGAGCCTGGTCGATGGACCCCTGAACGCAGAAAGAGCTACAATCTGCTGGACGCCGTAAGCAGGCACACAATTCAGGTGTTCCCGAAATCGTGGGCAGCGATTCTATTGACATTTGACAATGCAGGAATGTGGAACATAAGATCGGAGTCGACGGAAAGGCGCTACCTGGGACAGCAAATGTACATTAGCGTTCTGTCTCCAGCACGTTCTCTCAGGGACGAGTACAACATCCCGGATAACACCCTCCTCTGCGGCATCGTTAAAGACCTGCCAAAGCCTCCTCCCTATACCATCTAA
- the LOC132803605 gene encoding secreted RxLR effector protein 161-like has product MAREFEMTDIGLMSYYLGIEVKQGGKGILITQEGYAKEVLKKLKMDDANPVGTPMECGVKLSKHEEGEKVDPTFFKSLVGSLRYFTCTRPDILYAVGVISRYMENPTTTHLKAARRILRYLKGTISFGLYYSTSDDYKLLGYSDSDLGGDIDDRKSTSDFEFYLGNTAFTWMSKKQQIVTLSTCEAEYVAVTSYVCHAIWLRNLLRRLGCPQEEPTKIYVDNKSAIAFAKSPVFHD; this is encoded by the coding sequence ATGGCGAGGGAGTTTGAGATGACCGATATTGGGCTCATGTCTTACTATCTCGGCATTGAAGTAAAGCAAGGAGGTAAAGGCATATTAATTACTCAAGAAGGGTATGCTAAGGAGGTACTTAAGAAGTTAAAAATGGATGATGCAAATCCGGTTGGTACACCAATGGAATGTGGAGTCAAGTTATCAAAGCATGAGGAAGGAGAAAAGGTGGATCCAACATTTTTTAAGAGCTTGGTTGGAAGTTTAAGATACTTTACATGTACAAGGCCAGATATTCTCTATGCTGTAGGAGTTATAAGTCGATATATGGAGAATCCAACAACAACTCACTTGAAGGCAGCAAGAAGGATTCTTCGTTATCTAAAAGGTACAATAAGTTTTGGTTTGTATTATTCAACTTCCGATGATTACAAGCTTCTTggatatagtgatagtgatttgGGTGGAGATATAGATGATCGTAAAAGCACAAGTGACTTTGAGTTTTATTTGGGAAATACGGCGTTTACATGGATGTCAAAGAAGCAGCAAATTGTTACTCTTTCAACATGTGAAGCGGAGTATGTAGCTGTCACCTCTTATGTTTGTCATGCAATTTGGCTTCGAAACTTGTTAAGGAGGTTGGGCTGTCCACAAGAAGAACCAACCAAGATTTATGTGGATAACAAATCAGCAATAGCCTTTGCCAAGAGTCCTGTTTTTCATGATTGA
- the LOC107419355 gene encoding L-ascorbate oxidase homolog, with protein sequence MGGVMLMVCLTVVIGAFTVAVRGEDPYLYFTWNVTYGTISPLGVPQQAILINGQFPGPNINSTTNNNIVVNVFNYLDEPFLLTWSGIQQRKNPWQDGVLGTNCPIPPGKNFTYRFQVKDQIGSYIYYPTTAMHRAAGGFGGLRVNSRLLIPVPYADPEDDYTVLIGDWHTKSHSTLRKFLDSGRALGRPDGVLINGKGNNDKKPLFTMKPGKTYKYRICNVGLQTSLNFRIQNHTLKLVEMEGSHTIQNTYDSLDVHVGQCYSVLVTADKDPKKYYMVASTRFTKTLLTAKAIVSYANAPKKGASASPLIPDAPVGWAWSLNQFRTFRWNLTASAARPNPQGTYHYGQINITRTIKLVNSASRVGGKLRYAINGVSHTDPATPLKLAEYYGVANKVFKYDTMPASPPKKLVTTVVAPNVLNQTFRNFVEIVFENHEKSLQSWHLDGYSFFAVGMEAGRWRPKCRRNYNLLDAVSRHTIQVFPKSWAAILLTFDNAGMWNLRSELTQNRYLGQQMYVSVLSPERSLRDEYNMPDDDLVCGIVKDLPKPPPYTI encoded by the exons ATGGGAGGGGTGATGTTGATGGTATGCCTCACAGTGGTAATAGGGGCATTTACGGTGGCGGTCCGAGGTGAAGATCCTTACCTCTACTTCACATGGAATGTCACCTACGGCACCATTTCTCCACTGGGAGTCCCTCAGCAAGCCATTCTCATCAATGGCCAATTTCCAGGACCCAATATCAActctacaaccaacaacaacattGTCGTCAATGTCTTTAACTATCTAGACGAGCCATTCCTTTTGACATG GAGCGGCATCCAGCAGCGAAAGAATCCCTGGCAAGATGGGGTGCTTGGAACCAACTGCCCCATTCCCCCCGGGAAGAACTTCACGTACCGTTTCCAAGTGAAGGACCAAATCGGCAGCTACATCTACTATCCAACAACCGCCATGCACAGGGCAGCCGGTGGCTTCGGCGGCCTCCGCGTGAACAGCCGTCTGCTCATTCCTGTCCCCTACGCGGATCCCGAGGATGACTACACTGTCCTCATCGGTGACTGGCACACCAAGAGCCATTCCACTCTTAGGAAGTTCTTGGACAGCGGCCGAGCACTTGGCAGGCCTGATGGAGTCCTCATCAACGGCAAGGGCAACAACGATAAGAAACCCCTTTTCACCATGAAGCCTGGCAAGACCTACAAATACAGGATCTGCAACGTGGGCCTCCAGACATCCCTCAACTTCAGGATCCAAAACCACACCTTGAAGCTCGTTGAGATGGAGGGCTCCCACACCATCCAGAACACCTACGATTCTCTCGATGTTCACGTCGGCCAATGCTACTCGGTGCTCGTCACGGCCGACAAGGATCCCAAGAAATACTACATGGTGGCCTCCACCCGCTTCACCAAGACCCTGCTCACCGCCAAAGCCATTGTCAGCTACGCCAATGCGCCCAAGAAGGGAGCCTCAGCCTCACCGCTCATCCCCGACGCCCCCGTGGGTTGGGCCTGGTCTCTCAACCAGTTCCGCACCTTCCGTTGGAACCTCACGGCCAGCGCTGCCAGGCCCAATCCTCAGGGAACCTACCACTATGGCCAGATCAACATTACCCGCACCATTAAACTCGTCAACTCCGCAAGCAGGGTGGGCGGGAAGCTTCGGTATGCCATCAACGGCGTGTCCCACACCGATCCTGCCACTCCATTGAAGCTGGCTGAATACTACGGAGTTGCCAACAAGGTTTTCAAATACGACACCATGCCTGCATCACCACCTAAAAAGCTAGTCACCACGGTGGTGGCTCCTAATGTATTGAATCAGACGTTCCGTAACTTTGTGGAGATCGTGTTCGAGAACCACGAGAAGAGCCTGCAGTCGTGGCATTTGGATGGATACTCCTTTTTCGCGGTTGG caTGGAGGCTGGAAGATGGAGACCAAAATGCAGAAGGAACTACAATCTTCTAGACGCAGTAAGCAGGCACACCATTCAGGTGTTCCCGAAATCGTGGGCGGCCATATTGTTGACATTTGACAATGCAGGAATGTGGAACTTGCGGTCGGAACTGACACAGAATCGCTATCTGGGACAACAAATGTATGTGAGCGTTCTATCTCCTGAACGCTCACTAAGGGATGAGTACAACATGCCAGACGATGACTTGGTGTGCGGGATTGTCAAGGATTTGCCTAAGCCCCCACCATACACCATctaa